DNA from Elaeis guineensis isolate ETL-2024a chromosome 2, EG11, whole genome shotgun sequence:
ACCCAAATGGTGGTGGAGGACCTTGGCTTGTATTCCATATCTCCTGCCGCTCCACTATGTATGGTTTTATGCTGATACGGTGTACCAACTGCACCACATCCTTGAAGACTTTGAGTTCCTAACTAACCCCTTCCTTGATACCATAGCGCTATTGCCCAACTGGTTCATGATGGTGGTTCTGTATGTAGCTTATCTTGGGGTGGTGAAGAGGAAGGAGTGGCCACACTTCTTGCGGTTTCATGTCACAATGGCATTGCTCCTAGACACAGCCCTTCAGGTCATGGCTATTGCATGTGGTTGGATGCCAAATGCTGTATACCGTGGTATGCTTGGGATGTATTTCTGGACTGCAGTTGCATTTATACAGATGTATACGGTGCTTGAATGTATGAGGTGCGCACTCACGGGCAAGTATGCAGACGTCCCATTTGTGTCCGATGCAGCATATTTTCATACAGATTTGCTTTTGTTTGGATTATAGGTTGCTTGTTGATTATTTCTTGTCTCAAGAAGGTAATAGTTGAAGATATCCTATTTATGTCCTGCAGACATGTTTCTGTTTGGATTATAGTCATCCTTCTTGTCTCTAGATGGTGATAGTGGAAAAGTGTCATGGAAAGAATCTAGGGGAAAAAAGAGCTTATGATGCGGTGAGAGTTGAGTATGAGGTCCAATTAGGGTTGAGTGAGCTTTACAAGGACGAGCCATATCATGCTAAAAATATTGATCGGAACAATCATAGAAGTGTATTCATTTATTCATATTGAGGGACTTGATGTTCTTGTTGCGTTGTAGGGCTAAAGATATGGAATGGATGTATTTGTTTCATGTGATCTTAAATGGTTTCTGAATTTTTGGATTAATTGCAGTTGCTAGTAGAAAATAAAATTGATTGTAGGCTAATCTGTTTGGGCCTGTGCTGGTTTCGCTCTGTCTAATATTTTGCTGATTTTCTTAAACGGTTGATTAATGTCTTTGCCTAAGACTAAGCTCTCATGCAATCAGGAGAGCTATTTTCAAGTTAAACATCCAAAGTGGAGCTGAATCGAATCGATGCAGCATTTTCACTAGCTCAGGCTTTTAAATTCTTGCAGTGGCTATATGTAAAagaataacaccttatgattaaGTTTCATATGGTGGACATTCCCAGGTTCGAACGGGGGAGGGACTTGCTTTAGCCTGGCTTTTTGTTGATTCCTCTGTTGGTCTTTCACTAGTCATGCAGAATCTTGGATTGAGAATTCAGATGATACATATCATCCATCTCTCCACATGGTATTGGAAATTTGGAATGACCTATAACATGCACCCTTTGTGGGTTGGGCATGCACCCTTGTGGGTTGGGGTAGGGGGGCATGCAGAAATGAACTAATTTCATATGGGTTGAGATCCTCCACGGTGTGCATTTTGCATTGCGGAAAGCTACACAATCTTGATGGTTGCTGTCACGGTCCCATTAGCTGGCTTTCTGAGATGGTATGGGTTGATGTCTTTACCGTGTCAATCTCAAGTGGGCGAGGTTTGGCGGAGCTCT
Protein-coding regions in this window:
- the LOC105032391 gene encoding protein TIC 20-I, chloroplastic isoform X2, giving the protein MLLNKCVASGGPAIKLGPRNTKHNPSLAYVLPVRASAACPKFRSLSTSYQERKPLSLRGGPILHLSGASTSFLRGDHGSVAQMLPLLDRHSKVWPRSSVVCKASKSFFSYPQMTSKPKWWWRTLACIPYLLPLHYVWFYADTVYQLHHILEDFEFLTNPFLDTIALLPNWFMMVVLYVAYLGVVKRKEWPHFLRFHVTMALLLDTALQVMAIACGWMPNAVYRGMLGMYFWTAVAFIQMYTVLECMRCALTGKYADVPFVSDAAYFHTDLLLFGL
- the LOC105032391 gene encoding protein TIC 20-I, chloroplastic isoform X1, with product MWRRLGFGRAATTTGSWDSMLLNKCVASGGPAIKLGPRNTKHNPSLAYVLPVRASAACPKFRSLSTSYQERKPLSLRGGPILHLSGASTSFLRGDHGSVAQMLPLLDRHSKVWPRSSVVCKASKSFFSYPQMTSKPKWWWRTLACIPYLLPLHYVWFYADTVYQLHHILEDFEFLTNPFLDTIALLPNWFMMVVLYVAYLGVVKRKEWPHFLRFHVTMALLLDTALQVMAIACGWMPNAVYRGMLGMYFWTAVAFIQMYTVLECMRCALTGKYADVPFVSDAAYFHTDLLLFGL